From a region of the Myxococcus fulvus genome:
- a CDS encoding terpene synthase family protein: MNDAYSIVCPIEPTDPRRILDLDSVAFQKFRGYGLVPDESLSALEQARPLALVALAMPDGIEDRVRAVADLWMWDYVFDEHFFDGGLMQGNPAAACNLVLPLLHLFECPEYAQPAPGSWEAALQGICKKMESLCGPGELTHWASVTRDMFVAFAFGVSFGQAGDRPGFRDTLRLRMDTTGSKSFLSLGPYMNGFALSDRELAIPEVKAANQACSVLLALDNDLLSYDREKALEKGVMVNTVDALATQEGICANEAAERIIIARNQTMALYLRLRRTLEQKASREVVGYLDTMGSWVRAALDWSLATLRYRSFADPASFGSRLHLVNTGSEPLDLGQGGSIWWWDLPGVKSLNPQPTPSASRAPAPAGERFQLRH; this comes from the coding sequence ATGAACGACGCCTACAGCATCGTCTGCCCCATTGAACCGACCGACCCACGACGCATCCTGGATCTCGACTCGGTGGCCTTCCAGAAGTTCCGTGGGTACGGCCTGGTCCCCGACGAGTCCCTGTCGGCCCTGGAGCAAGCCCGCCCGCTGGCCTTGGTTGCGCTGGCCATGCCGGACGGAATCGAGGACCGGGTGCGCGCGGTGGCGGACCTATGGATGTGGGATTACGTCTTCGACGAACACTTCTTCGATGGCGGTCTGATGCAGGGCAACCCCGCGGCGGCCTGCAACCTCGTCCTTCCGCTGTTGCACCTGTTCGAATGCCCTGAGTATGCGCAGCCGGCCCCTGGCTCCTGGGAGGCTGCCCTGCAGGGCATCTGCAAGAAGATGGAGTCGCTCTGTGGTCCCGGTGAGCTCACCCACTGGGCCTCGGTCACCCGCGACATGTTCGTCGCCTTCGCCTTCGGGGTCTCTTTCGGACAGGCCGGGGACCGGCCAGGCTTCCGGGACACGCTCAGGCTGCGGATGGACACGACCGGTTCGAAGTCCTTTCTCAGCCTCGGCCCCTACATGAACGGATTCGCGCTCTCCGACCGGGAGCTGGCCATCCCCGAGGTGAAGGCCGCCAACCAGGCGTGCAGCGTCTTGTTGGCGCTCGACAATGATCTGCTGTCCTATGACCGGGAGAAAGCGCTCGAGAAGGGCGTGATGGTCAACACCGTCGATGCGCTCGCCACCCAGGAGGGCATCTGCGCGAATGAGGCCGCCGAGAGGATCATCATCGCCCGCAACCAGACGATGGCGCTCTACCTGCGGCTGCGTCGCACCCTCGAGCAGAAGGCTTCTCGGGAGGTGGTGGGCTACCTGGACACCATGGGCAGCTGGGTGCGGGCCGCTCTGGACTGGAGCCTGGCCACGCTGCGCTACCGCTCCTTCGCGGACCCGGCCTCCTTCGGCTCCCGCCTCCATCTGGTCAACACCGGGTCAGAACCGCTCGACTTGGGGCAAGGCGGGAGCATCTGGTGGTGGGACCTGCCCGGCGTCAAATCGCTCAATCCCCAGCCAACCCCTTCAGCCAGCCGAGCGCCTGCTCCGGCGGGCGAGCGATTTCAGTTGCGTCACTGA
- a CDS encoding siderophore-interacting protein produces MTTSVTEKVYRRGPFPVKFRCLEVLRVTPVTPHVVRVTLGGQDIEGFHSEGADDHVKVLFPEQGKRKPVIPTMGPTGPQLQPGEKKPDSRDYTPRRYDSTTGELDLDFVLHGSGPASSWAAQAKPGDMLGVGGPRGSLFVSNDFDWYLLAGDETAIPAIARRLEELPEGARAIVFVEVADASEEQKFTTRANTTLTWLHRDGAEAGTTGLLHKAIRDLEFPPGDYFAWVSGESTEMRAIREHLLNERGTQKSWVRVTGYWKRGSADHVHDSK; encoded by the coding sequence GTGACGACGAGCGTGACCGAGAAGGTGTACCGACGGGGACCGTTCCCCGTGAAGTTCCGTTGCCTCGAGGTGCTGCGGGTGACGCCCGTGACGCCGCATGTGGTGCGCGTCACCCTGGGCGGACAGGACATCGAGGGCTTCCACAGCGAGGGCGCGGATGACCACGTGAAGGTCCTGTTCCCGGAGCAGGGCAAGCGCAAGCCCGTGATTCCCACCATGGGCCCCACCGGCCCGCAGCTCCAGCCGGGTGAGAAGAAGCCCGACTCGCGCGACTACACGCCGCGCCGCTACGACTCCACCACCGGCGAGCTGGACCTGGACTTCGTCCTCCACGGCTCCGGCCCCGCGTCCTCGTGGGCGGCCCAGGCGAAGCCCGGTGACATGCTCGGCGTGGGCGGCCCGCGCGGCTCGCTCTTCGTCTCCAACGACTTCGACTGGTACCTGCTCGCCGGCGACGAGACGGCCATCCCCGCCATCGCGCGCAGGCTGGAGGAGCTGCCCGAGGGCGCTCGCGCCATCGTCTTCGTCGAGGTGGCCGACGCCAGTGAGGAGCAGAAGTTCACCACCCGCGCCAACACGACGCTCACCTGGCTGCACCGCGACGGCGCCGAGGCGGGGACGACGGGCTTGCTCCACAAGGCCATCCGCGACCTCGAGTTCCCGCCCGGCGACTACTTCGCCTGGGTGTCGGGAGAGTCGACGGAGATGCGCGCCATCCGTGAGCACCTGCTCAACGAGCGCGGCACGCAGAAGAGCTGGGTCCGCGTCACGGGCTACTGGAAGCGCGGCAGCGCCGACCACGTCCACGACTCGAAGTGA